One stretch of Nitrospirota bacterium DNA includes these proteins:
- a CDS encoding response regulator, with the protein MIKSILIVEDSATTRALIRAVIDEMGDFNTVEAASGFEALKILPTEEFSLVITDVNMPDINGLELISFIKNTPRYSHIPLIIVSTERSEEDKKRGIALGAKAYVTKPFKAHELQEVIKQSIIV; encoded by the coding sequence ATGATAAAATCCATCCTTATCGTTGAAGATTCAGCCACAACACGGGCGCTCATTAGGGCTGTCATCGATGAGATGGGCGATTTCAATACTGTTGAGGCTGCCTCAGGGTTTGAGGCCCTGAAAATTCTGCCTACGGAGGAATTCAGCCTTGTGATCACTGATGTGAATATGCCGGATATCAATGGTCTTGAACTTATCAGTTTTATCAAGAATACCCCGAGATACAGCCATATCCCTCTGATAATCGTCAGCACCGAAAGAAGCGAGGAAGACAAGAAAAGAGGCATAGCCCTCGGTGCGAAGGCATATGTCACCAAACCATTCAAGGCACATGAGCTTCAGGAAGTAATCAAACAGTCTATAATCGTATGA
- a CDS encoding chemotaxis protein CheW yields the protein MDIAKIRKKLKKSEEDREKNGAAAHTPHADDESGSSPADTGTETTGKKTPLSESEPESSSEDREKADPGTSDSAQSPPPGKEPKAEHIKEQSSSRESAVKERVSAEQEEESVEILTFSLLKEEFAFRISQLEEIIRHQRITRVPKTPAYVLGITSLRGKIIPVIDLKLKLSLSDNVSLDTNVGKILIIKSSRGPMGVAVDKVTGVIPVAKSQILPPPSHLSDIELKFIDGIAVINKRFVSIINMGEATALNLK from the coding sequence ATGGATATCGCGAAAATTAGAAAAAAACTTAAGAAGTCCGAAGAAGACCGTGAGAAAAACGGCGCGGCTGCACACACTCCGCACGCAGATGATGAAAGTGGCTCAAGTCCCGCTGACACCGGGACTGAAACAACCGGGAAAAAAACACCTCTGTCTGAAAGCGAACCAGAATCCTCTTCTGAGGACAGGGAGAAAGCCGATCCCGGAACCAGTGATTCTGCACAATCACCGCCTCCTGGAAAGGAACCCAAGGCCGAGCACATCAAGGAACAAAGCAGTTCCCGGGAAAGTGCCGTCAAAGAAAGGGTCTCAGCAGAACAGGAGGAGGAGAGTGTTGAGATTCTTACCTTCAGCCTGTTGAAAGAGGAATTCGCGTTCAGGATCTCCCAGCTCGAAGAAATCATACGGCATCAGAGAATTACAAGGGTTCCCAAGACCCCCGCGTATGTTCTCGGCATAACCTCACTCAGGGGGAAAATAATCCCGGTTATTGACCTCAAGCTGAAGCTTTCCCTTTCCGACAACGTATCACTTGATACAAATGTGGGCAAGATACTGATCATTAAGAGCTCGCGAGGGCCCATGGGCGTTGCGGTCGATAAGGTCACCGGTGTTATCCCGGTTGCCAAGTCACAGATCCTTCCGCCACCTTCCCATCTTTCGGATATAGAACTGAAATTTATTGATGGGATAGCGGTCATAAACAAACGTTTCGTATCGATTATCAATATGGGAGAGGCAACAGCACTGAATCTGAAATAA
- a CDS encoding DUF4388 domain-containing protein — protein sequence MSLVGRLEDLALSDIFQILSIGKKTGILILKGSRGNALVTFRNGLVVRAETSDIERNLAEDLLNAGIIKDTIYNLAAEVKKTLPSKSYPEILYELGSANRETLEKTTKKRIERVICQLLYWHDGDFQFELDDTDPAGKVDIPDLGWELSKGMSPEYLLMEGARVQDESSQTASGQQRELGDLREGEDIWEEDWDIQPTTERKDISSLKSLTQELRFPNSTSEITLLILRFASDIFQRGVLFMVGDTEIVGLGQFGLTIERPDEKIRGITLHYSESVTLKKIISEKRPYRGILEKDPITEFFINEIGGGWPDEAVMFPLIAEGRVVALLYCDNIMSGETIGETEGLEIFIDQAGMALEKSLLQRRLQEMEKKSQR from the coding sequence ATGAGTCTTGTAGGAAGGCTTGAAGACCTCGCCCTTTCAGATATCTTTCAGATACTCAGCATCGGGAAAAAAACCGGGATTCTCATTCTGAAGGGGAGCCGGGGCAATGCCCTGGTCACTTTCAGGAACGGTCTGGTGGTAAGGGCAGAGACGAGCGATATTGAGAGAAACCTCGCCGAAGACCTGCTGAATGCAGGCATTATCAAAGACACCATATATAACCTTGCTGCTGAAGTCAAAAAAACCCTCCCCTCGAAGTCCTATCCGGAGATACTGTACGAGCTCGGCTCGGCAAACAGGGAAACACTCGAAAAAACAACAAAAAAGAGGATAGAAAGAGTTATTTGTCAGCTCCTGTACTGGCATGATGGTGATTTCCAGTTTGAACTGGATGATACAGACCCTGCGGGGAAGGTCGATATCCCTGATCTTGGATGGGAACTCTCGAAAGGGATGAGTCCGGAATATCTGCTGATGGAAGGCGCGAGGGTTCAGGACGAATCCTCCCAGACTGCCTCAGGTCAACAGAGAGAACTGGGCGACCTGAGAGAAGGCGAAGATATTTGGGAGGAAGACTGGGATATCCAGCCGACGACGGAGAGGAAAGATATCTCTTCTCTGAAATCGCTGACCCAGGAACTGAGATTCCCGAATTCGACGTCAGAAATAACCCTGTTGATATTGCGATTCGCGAGTGACATATTCCAGAGAGGCGTCCTGTTCATGGTTGGCGATACGGAAATAGTCGGTCTCGGGCAATTTGGACTTACCATTGAGAGGCCTGACGAAAAAATCAGAGGGATCACGCTCCACTACAGTGAAAGCGTGACTCTCAAGAAGATCATATCAGAAAAACGTCCTTACAGAGGCATTCTCGAAAAAGACCCGATCACCGAGTTCTTCATCAATGAAATAGGCGGAGGATGGCCGGATGAAGCAGTAATGTTCCCGTTAATAGCGGAAGGACGGGTTGTCGCCCTTCTCTATTGCGACAACATCATGTCCGGTGAGACGATCGGGGAGACAGAAGGGCTCGAGATTTTCATAGATCAGGCCGGAATGGCCCTTGAAAAGTCTCTGCTCCAGAGAAGGCTGCAGGAGATGGAAAAAAAGTCACAACGGTAA
- the hisH gene encoding imidazole glycerol phosphate synthase subunit HisH produces the protein MIAIIDYGMGNLRSVEKGFLKVGADVKIVTEPKAVDDAGAIVLPGVGAFRDCMKNLGEMSLLDPVVTAIRKGKPYLGICLGLQILFTESEEFGVYRGLDILPGRVVRFQADLKVPHMGWNTVKFLRKPPVMNGISDESFFYFVHSYYVVPEDRNVIATTTDYGVTFTSMIWKENIFATQFHPEKSQENGLKILKRFAEFVKKG, from the coding sequence ATGATTGCGATTATCGATTACGGAATGGGAAACCTGAGGAGTGTCGAGAAGGGATTTCTCAAGGTCGGCGCCGATGTAAAGATTGTTACGGAACCGAAAGCGGTTGATGATGCCGGAGCCATTGTGCTTCCCGGTGTCGGAGCGTTCAGGGACTGCATGAAAAATCTCGGGGAGATGTCACTTCTCGATCCAGTGGTGACAGCGATCCGCAAAGGGAAACCCTATCTCGGAATATGTCTGGGGCTTCAGATTCTGTTTACTGAATCGGAGGAATTCGGGGTTTACAGGGGCCTGGATATCCTGCCGGGCAGGGTTGTGAGGTTTCAGGCGGATCTGAAAGTCCCTCATATGGGGTGGAACACGGTGAAATTTCTGAGAAAACCGCCTGTCATGAACGGAATCAGCGATGAATCGTTCTTCTATTTTGTCCATTCTTATTATGTTGTGCCAGAAGACAGGAACGTTATCGCAACGACTACTGATTACGGGGTAACCTTTACCTCAATGATATGGAAGGAGAATATTTTTGCCACACAATTCCATCCTGAGAAAAGTCAGGAAAACGGGCTTAAGATCCTGAAACGGTTTGCCGAGTTTGTGAAAAAAGGGTAA
- a CDS encoding AAA family ATPase, with translation MYENFYGLKLRPFSKTPDPRFLYFSKSHEEALARLQYAVEEKELILLTGEVGSGKTTLTRALMDCLGEKFRVVLILNPRLTPAQFLRTVAKRFDIDVPYNYKDNLLDTVYEKVYADYASGITPVIIIDEAQLIPNKSTFEEIRLLTNFQLDHANLLSLVLVGQTDLKKRLNHKTYLPLRQRIGLFYHLGPLTENEVKGYIEHRLRISGLHEPLFTESALKRLYHYSGGIPRVINSLATSALLEGFGRELPVVDEYLIHEAARELGLNGYREN, from the coding sequence ATGTATGAGAATTTCTATGGGTTGAAACTGCGGCCATTCAGCAAAACCCCTGACCCGAGATTTCTCTATTTCAGCAAAAGCCATGAGGAAGCGCTCGCCAGACTGCAATACGCGGTTGAAGAAAAGGAACTTATCCTGCTTACCGGTGAGGTCGGAAGCGGAAAGACGACTCTCACCCGTGCGCTGATGGATTGTCTTGGCGAAAAATTCAGGGTTGTTCTCATTCTGAATCCCAGACTCACCCCTGCACAGTTCCTCAGGACCGTTGCCAAACGTTTTGACATAGACGTTCCCTATAATTATAAGGATAACCTTCTCGACACCGTGTATGAAAAGGTTTACGCAGACTATGCATCCGGCATAACGCCGGTGATCATCATAGATGAGGCGCAACTCATTCCCAACAAAAGCACCTTTGAGGAAATACGGCTACTTACAAATTTTCAGCTTGACCACGCAAATCTGCTGAGTCTTGTGCTTGTCGGCCAAACAGATCTCAAAAAGAGACTGAACCATAAGACTTATCTCCCGCTGCGCCAGAGGATCGGCCTCTTCTATCATCTCGGACCACTGACGGAAAATGAAGTAAAAGGATACATTGAGCACAGATTAAGGATATCGGGGCTTCATGAACCCCTCTTTACCGAAAGTGCACTGAAACGTCTGTATCATTATTCAGGAGGGATCCCGAGGGTAATAAACAGCCTGGCAACATCCGCACTTCTTGAGGGATTTGGCAGGGAACTGCCGGTCGTGGATGAATATCTTATTCATGAAGCAGCAAGGGAACTCGGGTTGAATGGATATCGCGAAAATTAG
- a CDS encoding chemotaxis protein CheA, which yields MKASKKEFIAETEDLLFECQQYVLEIQDTYLTTINPDTINALFRSIHTLKGLSGLFGNQGVTDLSHAMESLLDDIRLGKIPVTEDVVDFLFKNIDHLRSAVDAIKEDKEKDLTEQINDIRKFRSSLQESSGSLEIKGLIDDSILKVLSEYEEHRLKANIKTGNSVFLMKAVFELATFDTSLEELTKKIKAQGELISTLPTSSDVPDGSIAFNLMFASDRQFSELKGQLGENLEILVKPRSPEKPPAKKQEKSIKSSTATVRVDIDKLDRILNTIGELTLAKDAVKRIAREMSEAHLLSSLVRDMHKISQTLERKLTELQDEVLEIRMVPVGQIFSRLAQVIRRYSREIGKEIDLELYGEDTELDKSLAEEIVDPLMHLVRNSLDHGIESSEERKRNGKREHGTIILRAFQSGNHVVIEVTDDGKGIDIEKVRAKAKEKGLIEKDKEMEDRDIVNLIFTPGFSTKDVVSEISGRGVGMDVVKEKLSALGGFIEVNTIRHKGSTFTMTLPITLAIIKALLVKVGAEKFAIPLTTISETIAIEHSDIQTIEWKDVYYLRGEMLPILSVSKIFHITTAQQEASFAVIVGFGKRKLGLLVDEIIGQHEIVIKSLGEYFKGVSGFAGAAEIGRHEVLLVLDIESIAEKSLMRQEGVSHV from the coding sequence ATGAAAGCCTCCAAAAAGGAATTCATAGCCGAGACAGAAGATCTCCTGTTTGAATGCCAGCAATATGTTCTTGAGATCCAGGATACGTATCTCACCACAATCAATCCCGACACCATCAATGCGCTTTTCCGCTCTATCCATACACTGAAAGGGCTTTCAGGTCTTTTTGGAAATCAGGGGGTAACCGATCTCAGCCATGCAATGGAATCCCTGCTGGATGACATCCGTCTTGGGAAGATCCCTGTGACTGAGGATGTCGTGGATTTTCTTTTCAAAAACATCGATCACCTGAGGTCTGCTGTTGATGCGATCAAGGAAGATAAGGAAAAGGATCTCACTGAACAGATAAACGATATCAGGAAATTCAGGTCATCGCTCCAGGAAAGCTCCGGCTCTCTGGAAATAAAGGGACTTATTGATGATTCGATACTGAAAGTACTTTCAGAGTATGAGGAACACCGGCTCAAGGCAAATATAAAAACCGGGAACAGTGTTTTTCTCATGAAGGCGGTATTCGAACTCGCAACCTTCGACACCTCTCTGGAGGAGCTGACAAAAAAAATTAAGGCACAGGGGGAACTCATATCCACCCTTCCGACTTCTTCCGATGTTCCCGATGGTTCAATCGCCTTTAATCTGATGTTCGCATCAGACCGGCAGTTCAGCGAACTGAAAGGGCAACTGGGGGAGAATCTGGAGATACTGGTAAAACCCAGATCCCCGGAAAAACCACCGGCAAAAAAGCAGGAGAAGTCTATTAAAAGCTCAACAGCAACCGTGAGAGTCGATATCGACAAGCTTGACAGGATACTCAACACCATAGGTGAACTTACTCTCGCAAAGGATGCGGTGAAGAGAATAGCGAGAGAAATGTCCGAAGCACACCTCCTGTCCTCTCTGGTGCGGGATATGCACAAAATCTCTCAGACTCTCGAAAGAAAACTGACCGAACTCCAGGATGAAGTCCTTGAAATACGGATGGTCCCTGTAGGCCAGATATTCTCCAGGCTCGCTCAGGTAATCAGGCGTTACTCAAGAGAAATCGGCAAGGAGATCGATCTTGAACTCTACGGGGAAGACACGGAACTTGATAAATCGCTTGCAGAGGAAATCGTCGACCCGCTCATGCACCTTGTAAGGAATTCCCTGGATCATGGCATTGAGTCATCAGAAGAAAGGAAAAGGAATGGTAAAAGGGAACACGGCACTATCATTCTAAGGGCATTTCAGAGCGGCAACCATGTGGTCATTGAGGTGACAGATGACGGCAAAGGGATTGATATAGAAAAAGTCAGGGCAAAGGCGAAGGAAAAAGGTCTCATAGAGAAGGACAAGGAAATGGAAGACCGCGATATTGTCAATCTCATCTTCACCCCGGGGTTCAGCACAAAAGACGTAGTGAGTGAGATTTCCGGAAGGGGTGTCGGAATGGATGTGGTGAAGGAAAAACTCAGTGCGCTGGGAGGGTTTATCGAGGTAAATACAATAAGGCATAAAGGCTCGACATTCACCATGACCCTGCCGATCACCCTCGCAATCATAAAGGCCCTGCTCGTGAAAGTCGGGGCAGAAAAGTTTGCCATACCCCTCACGACTATTTCCGAAACAATCGCAATAGAACACAGCGATATCCAGACCATAGAATGGAAGGATGTGTACTACCTAAGGGGAGAAATGCTCCCCATACTGAGTGTCAGCAAGATTTTTCATATCACAACAGCACAACAGGAGGCATCCTTTGCGGTTATTGTCGGCTTCGGGAAGAGGAAACTGGGGCTCCTTGTCGATGAAATAATCGGCCAGCACGAGATAGTCATCAAGTCGCTGGGCGAGTACTTCAAGGGCGTCAGTGGATTTGCCGGTGCGGCAGAAATAGGCAGACATGAAGTGCTACTCGTTCTCGATATCGAATCCATCGCAGAGAAGTCCCTCATGAGGCAGGAAGGGGTGTCCCATGTATGA
- a CDS encoding PhnD/SsuA/transferrin family substrate-binding protein, translated as MLKMSIKSLELKYILFVGILLLAGILFAGILSFMAKDNLYSLAEDNISSASEIIALQINRIMQEPAERKGALARETIDGLKRIQGIEDIRIINMLGKESFNKNSEAADAAAMQKISARPGPLSIKTDKSLTFYRPLENTAACRGCHSREGPLLGAVKLSVPLDRIYRKSQHFILWTIIITIAGIAGLTLLFWAVLRKLVFIPIKSVEKAAKSMSDGDLTLRLDFRENDEIGRLGSAINESVLSLGNILQKVRNGSKRVSDITQKVDGEFKTISENTKLESEAIANIASSLEQMNSASKDISDSTERLATTTEEKAASMEEMVMSISEVANSAQDLSHVVDTTAVSIEQLSATIREVADKAEDLSVASEETLAATEEISSSIKEVEQHAKESAMLSEKVKNEASSFGIASVEKTIQGIQDIKSSFEKTASFIQRLGGRSDEIGKILNVIDEITDQTTLLALNAAILAAQAGEHGKGFSVVADEIKDLAERTSYSTHEIAELILAVQKEVRDAILAMEEGLRSVEEGLRVSKDAGDALKKIVDSSKQSAEMSISIERSTAEQAKTTKLVSEAMERVKNMVAQVAKATAEQSKGAQLITKATEKMREVAAHVRSATGEQLINTKQISEAIELVSEKSRHIARAVNEQRSGSAQIFVAIEKIKDIPKTVVDSVFSISRSLGGLKKNTDLVNKELERIRLPDESTVSVAERGIIGFGIEPVGMTSVEAKEKFRPIAEYLSGKIGKKIELKLASDHEGILRDISTGAAQFYFVSPATYVIAHKKYGVAPLVKALTGGKSTYRSVIITKSGGSINSIEDIRGRTFAFGDSHSVSSYIAPRVMLLDAGMDTKDLLFYEYLGSHEAVVKAVLEGRFEAGGVTESTAFKYKDKGIKHVAFSGDLPGFSICVGREVPQNIRSAIESVLTSLSDARPEEAAVIHAIYQRYSGFEKTSDADFTHLRAMMSRLGLI; from the coding sequence ATGCTAAAGATGTCAATAAAAAGCCTTGAACTGAAATACATCCTTTTTGTCGGCATCCTGTTGCTTGCCGGCATTCTGTTTGCCGGAATTCTGTCATTCATGGCAAAAGACAACCTGTATTCCCTGGCAGAAGACAATATCAGCTCAGCTTCCGAGATTATCGCATTACAGATCAATCGGATAATGCAGGAACCGGCTGAAAGAAAGGGTGCTTTGGCCAGAGAGACAATCGATGGTCTGAAAAGGATACAGGGCATTGAGGACATCAGGATAATCAATATGTTGGGGAAAGAGTCCTTCAACAAAAATTCAGAGGCTGCTGATGCAGCTGCAATGCAGAAGATTTCTGCAAGACCCGGTCCGTTGTCCATTAAAACAGACAAATCACTGACATTTTACAGGCCGCTTGAAAACACCGCTGCCTGCAGAGGGTGCCACTCTCGTGAAGGACCGTTATTAGGTGCGGTAAAACTCTCCGTCCCGCTTGACAGGATTTACAGGAAAAGCCAGCATTTTATACTCTGGACTATAATCATCACCATCGCCGGCATCGCTGGCCTGACCCTGCTCTTCTGGGCCGTTTTGAGAAAACTTGTATTCATTCCGATAAAATCTGTTGAGAAGGCAGCGAAATCAATGTCTGACGGAGATCTCACCCTGCGGCTTGACTTCAGAGAGAATGACGAGATAGGAAGGCTGGGCAGCGCAATCAATGAATCCGTGCTTTCTCTCGGGAATATCCTTCAAAAAGTCAGGAATGGGTCAAAACGCGTATCAGACATAACGCAGAAGGTAGATGGAGAATTCAAAACCATTTCGGAGAACACAAAGCTCGAATCTGAAGCAATAGCCAATATTGCCAGTTCTCTTGAACAGATGAATTCAGCGTCAAAAGACATATCTGACAGTACAGAGCGTCTCGCCACTACCACAGAGGAAAAGGCAGCTTCAATGGAAGAGATGGTAATGAGCATCAGTGAGGTTGCAAACAGCGCACAGGATCTTTCACATGTGGTTGATACGACCGCCGTGTCAATCGAGCAACTGTCTGCAACGATCAGGGAAGTTGCAGACAAGGCGGAAGACCTGAGCGTCGCTTCCGAAGAAACGCTGGCTGCAACGGAAGAGATATCCTCCTCCATTAAGGAAGTTGAGCAGCATGCAAAGGAATCGGCAATGCTGTCGGAAAAGGTAAAGAATGAAGCCTCATCCTTCGGAATAGCTTCTGTTGAGAAGACAATACAGGGAATACAGGATATCAAATCCTCTTTTGAAAAAACTGCAAGCTTCATACAGAGGCTCGGCGGAAGGTCAGATGAGATAGGCAAGATTCTGAACGTGATCGATGAGATAACCGATCAGACAACCCTGCTCGCCCTGAACGCCGCGATACTTGCTGCACAGGCAGGGGAGCACGGAAAAGGGTTTTCCGTCGTCGCCGATGAGATCAAGGACCTTGCAGAGAGAACGTCCTATTCAACCCATGAGATTGCCGAACTCATCCTGGCGGTACAGAAGGAAGTCAGGGATGCGATACTCGCGATGGAAGAGGGTCTCAGGTCTGTAGAGGAAGGGTTAAGGGTCTCAAAGGATGCAGGCGATGCCCTGAAAAAGATTGTCGACAGTTCGAAACAATCTGCGGAGATGTCAATCTCGATCGAGCGTTCAACAGCCGAGCAGGCAAAAACAACGAAGCTCGTTTCAGAGGCCATGGAAAGGGTAAAGAACATGGTTGCCCAGGTAGCAAAGGCAACCGCTGAGCAGAGCAAAGGGGCTCAGCTCATTACAAAGGCAACGGAAAAAATGCGGGAGGTTGCCGCGCATGTGAGATCAGCAACAGGCGAACAGCTCATCAATACCAAACAGATTTCCGAAGCCATTGAACTGGTCTCAGAAAAGAGCCGTCATATAGCACGGGCTGTCAATGAGCAGCGTTCCGGGTCAGCCCAGATATTCGTCGCAATCGAAAAAATCAAGGATATTCCCAAGACTGTCGTTGACAGTGTCTTCAGTATAAGCAGATCTCTCGGAGGATTGAAGAAAAACACCGACCTTGTGAACAAGGAACTGGAAAGAATCAGGCTGCCAGACGAAAGCACAGTGTCTGTTGCCGAAAGAGGGATTATCGGGTTCGGCATCGAACCGGTCGGGATGACTTCCGTTGAGGCGAAGGAGAAATTCAGACCGATCGCCGAGTATCTTTCAGGGAAGATCGGGAAAAAAATCGAGTTGAAACTGGCATCTGATCATGAGGGTATTTTGCGGGATATCAGTACGGGAGCAGCACAGTTCTATTTTGTGTCCCCTGCAACCTATGTCATTGCACACAAGAAATACGGGGTTGCGCCTCTTGTGAAGGCGCTGACAGGGGGTAAATCAACATACCGTTCCGTTATCATCACAAAAAGCGGGGGTTCAATCAACTCTATTGAGGACATCAGGGGACGGACGTTCGCATTCGGGGACTCTCACTCCGTTTCCAGCTATATCGCACCGAGGGTCATGCTTCTCGATGCCGGGATGGACACAAAAGACCTTCTTTTTTATGAATATCTCGGTTCACATGAAGCAGTAGTCAAGGCTGTTTTGGAAGGCAGATTTGAAGCAGGTGGGGTCACGGAAAGCACCGCATTCAAATACAAGGATAAAGGAATCAAACATGTTGCGTTTTCAGGTGATTTGCCCGGATTCAGTATATGTGTCGGCAGGGAAGTTCCTCAGAACATACGATCTGCTATTGAATCTGTCCTTACCTCACTTTCTGATGCAAGGCCCGAGGAAGCCGCGGTCATTCATGCCATTTATCAGCGATACAGCGGCTTTGAAAAAACCTCTGACGCCGATTTTACCCATCTGAGAGCCATGATGTCCAGATTGGGCTTGATATAG
- a CDS encoding diguanylate cyclase: protein MEFPDIDSISSFQIHLSKLTGFHLSIYGLNGNLVLPPAQESRLLTAIRSTLKGRDDFHAFIKRHIEKTSYRNTISFFKGPANQYYFFAPLRIEKTIFILTGSGGFISLQDFEEFYKTDGPSYGLLQRHMKSWYPEITVREYPEFQQTARHIHGIFRLVLGNSHRLSVQEKRYRLMKTILSLIADMKPGQHPDDIRDLLIDVILFLFSAESVSVMSREKDVFIPIKAAGRFRDHLQAMPIRITGIMSDFPEKKTRVHTDNVLDLLRMGFPDDVTSFHAFPIISDDSVTGLLGILNSDISQEDADILLVICRVAGFVLSLTELHALHNRYMKETDALNSAARRLNEIKEPEMLYEAILDASVGLTAAEKGSLMLAEDNTSCLTIKAARGIHKRLYSEVKIQAGEGIAGKVFSEGIPLVVDDIERKDLGLQKKRPKYRTGSFISIPLKSGEKTIGVLNISDKITGEIFSHEDLSVLCAFASYASIALERSNYYSLAGHLKELSITDPLTGLFNRRYFEERFFEELHRSERHTLSFSLAMLDIDDFKLFNDTEGHLAGDEVLKHIANIAKDCLRVSDVFARFGGEEFAIIMPQTEKEEAFSVAERIRQSIKEQLPKTWKTFPRDNITISIGLATFPFDGKDRKELIRNADRALYRSKMEGKDRTVVCSS from the coding sequence ATGGAGTTCCCTGATATTGATAGTATTTCCTCGTTCCAGATACATCTGTCCAAACTTACAGGGTTTCATCTTTCGATCTACGGCCTGAACGGCAATCTTGTGCTCCCGCCGGCACAGGAAAGCCGCCTGCTTACTGCGATAAGGTCAACCCTTAAGGGGAGAGACGACTTCCATGCCTTTATAAAAAGGCATATTGAAAAGACCTCGTACCGGAACACTATTTCTTTCTTCAAGGGTCCTGCGAACCAGTATTATTTCTTTGCCCCGCTTCGCATTGAAAAAACAATCTTTATCCTGACAGGGAGCGGAGGATTCATCTCTCTCCAGGATTTCGAGGAGTTTTACAAAACAGATGGTCCTTCATACGGTCTGCTGCAAAGGCATATGAAATCCTGGTATCCTGAGATCACGGTAAGGGAATATCCGGAATTTCAGCAGACCGCCCGGCATATCCATGGCATCTTCAGGCTCGTTCTCGGAAACAGCCACAGACTGTCCGTGCAGGAAAAAAGATACCGTCTGATGAAAACCATCCTCAGCCTGATCGCGGATATGAAACCGGGGCAGCATCCTGATGACATTCGTGACCTCCTGATAGATGTCATCCTTTTCCTGTTCAGTGCCGAGAGCGTCTCCGTCATGTCAAGGGAAAAAGACGTATTCATCCCGATAAAGGCCGCCGGCAGATTCAGGGATCACCTGCAGGCAATGCCGATCAGGATCACAGGGATTATGTCAGACTTTCCTGAAAAAAAGACCCGCGTACACACGGACAACGTTCTTGACCTTCTGCGGATGGGTTTTCCCGATGACGTCACATCCTTTCATGCATTTCCCATCATATCTGATGACAGCGTTACCGGCCTGCTGGGCATTCTGAATTCTGATATCAGCCAGGAGGATGCGGACATTCTTCTGGTCATCTGCAGGGTAGCTGGTTTTGTTCTGAGCCTTACAGAACTTCACGCGCTTCACAACAGATACATGAAAGAGACGGATGCGCTCAATTCTGCTGCACGGCGTCTCAATGAGATTAAGGAGCCGGAAATGTTGTATGAGGCAATCCTTGATGCATCAGTCGGTCTTACGGCAGCAGAGAAGGGATCCCTGATGCTGGCCGAAGACAATACCTCATGCCTGACTATCAAGGCTGCACGAGGAATCCACAAGAGACTTTACAGTGAAGTGAAAATCCAGGCAGGTGAAGGGATTGCGGGTAAAGTATTCAGTGAAGGGATCCCGCTCGTGGTTGATGACATAGAAAGAAAAGATCTTGGGCTCCAGAAAAAAAGACCGAAATACCGCACAGGATCGTTTATCAGTATTCCGCTGAAATCCGGAGAAAAGACGATCGGGGTGCTCAATATTTCTGACAAGATTACAGGGGAGATTTTTTCCCATGAGGATCTGTCAGTACTCTGCGCCTTTGCCTCCTATGCGTCGATCGCCCTCGAACGGTCAAATTATTACAGCCTCGCAGGTCACCTGAAGGAGCTTTCCATCACTGATCCCCTTACGGGGCTTTTCAACAGGAGGTATTTTGAAGAGCGTTTTTTTGAAGAACTTCACCGTTCAGAGCGTCACACATTGTCCTTTTCCTTAGCTATGCTGGACATCGATGACTTTAAACTCTTTAATGATACAGAAGGCCATCTTGCAGGTGATGAGGTATTGAAACATATTGCGAACATCGCAAAGGATTGTCTCAGGGTCAGCGATGTTTTTGCACGATTCGGCGGGGAGGAATTCGCGATAATCATGCCCCAGACAGAAAAAGAAGAGGCATTCTCTGTTGCCGAGAGAATACGGCAGTCTATCAAAGAACAGTTGCCCAAAACCTGGAAAACCTTTCCAAGAGACAATATCACCATCAGCATCGGGCTTGCGACTTTCCCCTTTGACGGGAAAGACCGCAAGGAGCTCATCCGCAATGCTGACAGGGCACTCTACAGAAGCAAAATGGAGGGAAAGGACAGAACGGTGGTATGCAGCAGTTAG